One Ciconia boyciana chromosome 9, ASM3463844v1, whole genome shotgun sequence genomic window carries:
- the CSNK2A2 gene encoding casein kinase II subunit alpha' isoform X3, with product MPGPAAGSRARVYAEVNSLRSREYWDYEAHVPSWGNQDDYQLVRKLGRGKYSEVFEAINITNNERVVVKILKPVKKKKIKREVKILENLRGGTNIINLIDTVKDPVSKTPALVFEYINNTDFKALDYCHSMGIMHRDVKPHNVMIDHQQKKLRLIDWGLAEFYHPAQEYNVRVASRYFKGPELLVDYQMYDYSLDMWSLGCMLASMIFRKEPFFHGQDNYDQLVRIAKVLGTDELYGYLKKYHIELDPHFNDILGQHSRKRWENFIHSENRHLVSPEVLDLLDKLLRYDHQQRLTAKEAMEHPYFYPVVKEQSQPSSENAVLSSGLTTAR from the exons atgcccggcccggccgccggcaGCCGGGCGCGGGTGTACGCCGAGGTGAACAGCCTGAGGAGCCGCGAGTACTGGGACTACGAGGCGCACGTCCCGAGCTGGGG CAATCAGGACGACTACCAGCTGGTTCGCAAGCTCGGGCGAGGGAAGTACAGTGAGGTCTTCGAGGCCATCAACATCACCAACAACGAGAGGGTCGTTGTGAAGATCCTCAAG ccagtgaagaaaaagaagataaaacgCGAGGTTAAGATTCTGGAGAATCTACGCGGTGGTACCAACATCATTAATCTGATTGACACTGTCAAGGATCCGGTG TCCAAGACCCCTGCTCTGGTGTTTGAGTACATCAATAACACAGATTTTAAG GCCTTGGATTACTGTCACAGCATGGGGATCATGCACAGGGACGTCAAACCCCACAACGTCATGATAGACCACCAACAGAAAAAG CTGCGGCTAATAGACTGGGGTCTGGCTGAATTCTACCATCCAGCTCAGGAATACAATGTCCGTGTGGCCTCTAGGTACTTCAAAGGACCGGAGCTCCTTGTGGACTACCAA ATGTATGACTACAGCTTAGACATGTGGAGTTTAGGCTGTATGCTGGCAAGCATGATCTTCCGAAAGGAGCCCTTCTTCCACGGCCAGGACAATTATGACCAA CTGGTTCGCATCGCAAAGGTCCTGGGCACAGATGAGCTGTATGGGTATCTCAAGAAGTACCACATAGAACTGGACCCGCACTTCAATGATATCCTGGGCCA GCATTCCCGGAAGCGCTGGGAGAACTTCATCCACAGTGAGAACAGACACCTGGTCAGTCCTGAAGTTCTAGACCTCCTGGACAAGCTCCTGCGCTATGACCATCAACAGAGGCTGACTGCCAAGGAGGCGATGGAGCACCCCTATTTCT ATCCAGTGGTGAAGGAGcagtcccagcccagctcagaaAACGCTGTGCTCTCCAGTGGCCTGACAACAGCGCGATGA
- the CSNK2A2 gene encoding casein kinase II subunit alpha' isoform X2, protein MPGPAAGSRARVYAEVNSLRSREYWDYEAHVPSWGNQDDYQLVRKLGRGKYSEVFEAINITNNERVVVKILKPVKKKKIKREVKILENLRGGTNIINLIDTVKDPVSKTPALVFEYINNTDFKQLYQILTDFDIRFYMYELLKALDYCHSMGIMHRDVKPHNVMIDHQQKKLRLIDWGLAEFYHPAQEYNVRVASRYFKGPELLVDYQMYDYSLDMWSLGCMLASMIFRKEPFFHGQDNYDQLVRIAKVLGTDELYGYLKKYHIELDPHFNDILGQHSRKRWENFIHSENRHLVSPEVLDLLDKLLRYDHQQRLTAKEAMEHPYFYPVVKEQSQPSSENAVLSSGLTTAR, encoded by the exons atgcccggcccggccgccggcaGCCGGGCGCGGGTGTACGCCGAGGTGAACAGCCTGAGGAGCCGCGAGTACTGGGACTACGAGGCGCACGTCCCGAGCTGGGG CAATCAGGACGACTACCAGCTGGTTCGCAAGCTCGGGCGAGGGAAGTACAGTGAGGTCTTCGAGGCCATCAACATCACCAACAACGAGAGGGTCGTTGTGAAGATCCTCAAG ccagtgaagaaaaagaagataaaacgCGAGGTTAAGATTCTGGAGAATCTACGCGGTGGTACCAACATCATTAATCTGATTGACACTGTCAAGGATCCGGTG TCCAAGACCCCTGCTCTGGTGTTTGAGTACATCAATAACACAGATTTTAAG CAACTGTACCAGATCCTGACAGACTTTGATATTCGGTTTTATATGTATGAGCTGCTGAAG GCCTTGGATTACTGTCACAGCATGGGGATCATGCACAGGGACGTCAAACCCCACAACGTCATGATAGACCACCAACAGAAAAAG CTGCGGCTAATAGACTGGGGTCTGGCTGAATTCTACCATCCAGCTCAGGAATACAATGTCCGTGTGGCCTCTAGGTACTTCAAAGGACCGGAGCTCCTTGTGGACTACCAA ATGTATGACTACAGCTTAGACATGTGGAGTTTAGGCTGTATGCTGGCAAGCATGATCTTCCGAAAGGAGCCCTTCTTCCACGGCCAGGACAATTATGACCAA CTGGTTCGCATCGCAAAGGTCCTGGGCACAGATGAGCTGTATGGGTATCTCAAGAAGTACCACATAGAACTGGACCCGCACTTCAATGATATCCTGGGCCA GCATTCCCGGAAGCGCTGGGAGAACTTCATCCACAGTGAGAACAGACACCTGGTCAGTCCTGAAGTTCTAGACCTCCTGGACAAGCTCCTGCGCTATGACCATCAACAGAGGCTGACTGCCAAGGAGGCGATGGAGCACCCCTATTTCT ATCCAGTGGTGAAGGAGcagtcccagcccagctcagaaAACGCTGTGCTCTCCAGTGGCCTGACAACAGCGCGATGA
- the CSNK2A2 gene encoding casein kinase II subunit alpha' isoform X1, translated as MPGPAAGSRARVYAEVNSLRSREYWDYEAHVPSWGNQDDYQLVRKLGRGKYSEVFEAINITNNERVVVKILKPVKKKKIKREVKILENLRGGTNIINLIDTVKDPVSKTPALVFEYINNTDFKVAAADLPVSALTSGFSSTDKNHASHWQITFRQLYQILTDFDIRFYMYELLKALDYCHSMGIMHRDVKPHNVMIDHQQKKLRLIDWGLAEFYHPAQEYNVRVASRYFKGPELLVDYQMYDYSLDMWSLGCMLASMIFRKEPFFHGQDNYDQLVRIAKVLGTDELYGYLKKYHIELDPHFNDILGQHSRKRWENFIHSENRHLVSPEVLDLLDKLLRYDHQQRLTAKEAMEHPYFYPVVKEQSQPSSENAVLSSGLTTAR; from the exons atgcccggcccggccgccggcaGCCGGGCGCGGGTGTACGCCGAGGTGAACAGCCTGAGGAGCCGCGAGTACTGGGACTACGAGGCGCACGTCCCGAGCTGGGG CAATCAGGACGACTACCAGCTGGTTCGCAAGCTCGGGCGAGGGAAGTACAGTGAGGTCTTCGAGGCCATCAACATCACCAACAACGAGAGGGTCGTTGTGAAGATCCTCAAG ccagtgaagaaaaagaagataaaacgCGAGGTTAAGATTCTGGAGAATCTACGCGGTGGTACCAACATCATTAATCTGATTGACACTGTCAAGGATCCGGTG TCCAAGACCCCTGCTCTGGTGTTTGAGTACATCAATAACACAGATTTTAAG gtGGCTGCTGCTGATCTGCCTGTCTCTGCGTTGACTTCTGGATTCAGCAGTACTGACAAGAACCATGCATCTCACTGGCAAATCACCTTCAGG CAACTGTACCAGATCCTGACAGACTTTGATATTCGGTTTTATATGTATGAGCTGCTGAAG GCCTTGGATTACTGTCACAGCATGGGGATCATGCACAGGGACGTCAAACCCCACAACGTCATGATAGACCACCAACAGAAAAAG CTGCGGCTAATAGACTGGGGTCTGGCTGAATTCTACCATCCAGCTCAGGAATACAATGTCCGTGTGGCCTCTAGGTACTTCAAAGGACCGGAGCTCCTTGTGGACTACCAA ATGTATGACTACAGCTTAGACATGTGGAGTTTAGGCTGTATGCTGGCAAGCATGATCTTCCGAAAGGAGCCCTTCTTCCACGGCCAGGACAATTATGACCAA CTGGTTCGCATCGCAAAGGTCCTGGGCACAGATGAGCTGTATGGGTATCTCAAGAAGTACCACATAGAACTGGACCCGCACTTCAATGATATCCTGGGCCA GCATTCCCGGAAGCGCTGGGAGAACTTCATCCACAGTGAGAACAGACACCTGGTCAGTCCTGAAGTTCTAGACCTCCTGGACAAGCTCCTGCGCTATGACCATCAACAGAGGCTGACTGCCAAGGAGGCGATGGAGCACCCCTATTTCT ATCCAGTGGTGAAGGAGcagtcccagcccagctcagaaAACGCTGTGCTCTCCAGTGGCCTGACAACAGCGCGATGA